The Salvelinus fontinalis isolate EN_2023a unplaced genomic scaffold, ASM2944872v1 scaffold_0052, whole genome shotgun sequence genome window below encodes:
- the ctnnb1 gene encoding catenin beta-1 isoform X2: MASQSDLMELDMAMEPDRKAAVSHWQQQSYLDSGIHSGATTTAPSLSGKGNPEEEDVDNQVLYEWEQGFSQSFTQDQVSDIDGQYAMTRAQRVRAAMFPETLDEGMQLPSTQFDGAHPTNVQRLAEPSQMLKHAVVNLINYQDDAELATRAIPELTKLLNDEDQVVVNKAAVMVHQLSKKEASRHAIMRSPQMVSAIVRTMQNTNDVETARCTAGTLHNLSHHREGLLAIFKSGGIPALVKMLGSPVDSVLFYAITTLHNLLLHQEGAKMAVRLAGGLQKMVALLNKTNVKFLAITTDCLQILAYGNQESKLIILASGGPQALVNIMRTYTYEKLLWTTSRVLKVLSVCSSNKPAIVEAGGMQALGLHLTDPSQRLVQNCLWTLRNLSDAATKQEGMEGLLGTLVQLLGSDDINVVTCAAGILSNLTCNNYKNKMMVCQVGGIEALVRTVLRAGDREDITEPAICALRHLTSRHQDAEMAQNAVRLHYGLPVVVKLLHPPSHWPLIKATVGLIRNLALCPANHAPLREQGAIPRLVQLLVRAHQDTQRRTSMGGTQQQFVEGVRMEEIVEGCTGALHILARDVHNRIVIRGLNTIPLFVQLLYSPIENIQRVAAGVLCELAQDKEAAEAIEAEGATAPLTELLHSRNEGVATYAAAVLFRMSEDKPQDYKKRLSVELTSSLFRTEPMTWNETGDLGLDIGAQGDALGYRQEDPSYRSFHSGGYGQDSMGMDSMMDHDMGAHHPGPEYPVDGLPDLGHAQDLIDGLPPGDSNQLAWFDTDL; this comes from the exons ATGGCTTCCCAGT CTGATCTGATGGAGCTGGACATGGCCATGGAGCCTGACCGGAAGGCTGCAGTGAGCCACTGGCAGCAGCAGTCGTACTTGGACTCTGGTATCCACTCAGGGGCTACCACCACCGCCCCCTCCCTGAGTGGAAAGGGCAACCCAGAAGAGGAGGATGTGGATAACCAGGTGCTGTACGAGTGGGAGCAGGGCTTCTCTCAGTCCTTCACACAAGACCAAGTGTCAG acaTTGACGGGCAGTATGCCATGACCAGAGCCCAGAGGGTGCGTGCTGCCATGTTTCCAGAGACCCTGGATGAGGGCATGCAGCTCCCCTCCACCCAGTTTGATGGGGCTCACCCCACCAACGTGCAGCGTCTGGCTGAGCCCTCTCAGATGCTGAAGCATGCCGTGGTGAACCTCATCAACTACCAGGATGACGCCGAGCTGGCCACGCGCGCCATCCCTGAGCTGACCAAACTACTCAACGACGAGGACCAG GTGGTGGTGAACAAGGCTGCAGTGATGGTGCACCAGCTGTCCAAAAAGGAGGCTAGCCGCCACGCCATCATGCGCTCCCCCCAGATGGTGTCGGCAATCGTGCGCACCATGCAGAACACCAACGATGTGGAGACAGCCCGCTGCACCGCTGGCACCCTACACAACCTGTCCCACCACAGAGAGGGTCTGCTGGCCATCTTCAAGTCCGGGGGCATCCCTGCCCTTGTCAAAATGCTTGG GTCCCCAGTGGACTCGGTGCTGTTCTACGCCATCACCACCCTACACAACCTGCTGCTCCACCAGGAGGGTGCCAAGATGGCTGTGCGCCTGGCCGGGGGCCTGCAGAAAATGGTGGCCTTGCTCAACAAGACAAATGTCAAATTCCTCGCCATCACAACAGATTGCCTTCAGATTCTTGCCTACGGCAACCAAGAAAGCAAG CTTATCATCCTGGCCAGCGGTGGGCCCCAGGCCCTGGTCAACATCATGAGGACCTACACATATGAAAAGCTGTTGTGGACTACAAGTAGAGTTCTCAAagtgctctctgtctgctccagcAACAAGCCTGCCATTGTAGAGGCTG GTGGTATGCAGGCTCTTGGGCTTCACCTCACAGACCCCAGTCAGAGACTAGTCCAGAACTGCCTGTGGACCCTCAGGAACCTGTCAGACGCTGCCACCAAACAG GAGGGTATGGAAGGTCTGCTGGGGACCCTGGTCCAGCTCCTGGGCTCTGATGACATCAACGTGGTGACGTGTGCTGCCGGTATCCTGTCCAACCTCACCTGCAACAACTACAAGAACAAGATGATGGTGTGTCAGGTTGGGGGGATTGAGGCGCTGGTCCGTACTGTGCTGCGTGCCGGAGACCGCGAGGACATCACTGAGCCGGCCATCTGCGCCCTGCGCCACCTCACCAGCCGCCACCAGGATGCTGAGATGGCCCAGAATGCTGTGCGGCTTCACTACGGCCTGCCTGTGGTGGTCAAGCTGCTGCATCCCCCCTCCCACTGGCCCCTCATCAAG GCCACTGTGGGCCTAATCCGTAACCTGGCCCTGTGTCCAGCCAACCATGCCCCTCTGCGTGAGCAGGGGGCCATCCCCAGACTGGTGCAGCTGCTGGTCAGAGCCCACCAGGACACCCAGAGACGCACCTCCATGGGAGGCACCCAGCAGCAGTTTGTG GAGGGAGTTCGTATGGAGGAGATCGTGGAGGGCTGTACTGGCGCTCTGCACATCCTGGCTAGAGACGTCCACAACAGAATCGTCATCAGAGGACTCAACACCATTCCACTCTTTGTCCAG CTGTTGTATTCTCCCATTGAGAACATTCAGCGTGTGGCTGCAGGAGTTCTGTGTGAGTTGGCCCAGGACAAGGAGGCAGCGGAGGCCATCGAGGCTGAGGGCGCCACCGCCCCCCTCACAGAGCTGCTTCACTCCAGAAACGAGGGCGTGG CCACCTATGCTGCTGCAGTTCTGTTCCGTATGTCTGAAGACAAGCCCCAGGACTATAAGAAGCGTCTGTCTGTGGAGCTCACCAGCTCCCTGTTCAGGACGGAGCCTATGACCTGGAACGAG ACAGGAGATCTGGGCCTGGACATCGGAGCTCAGGGAGATGCCCTGGGCTACCGGCAGGAAG ACCCTAGCTATCGCTCCTTCCACTCTGGGGGATATGGGCAGGACTCCATGGGTATGGACTCCATGATGGACCATGACATGGGTGCCCACCACCCCGGCCCTGAATACCCAGTCGACGGGCTGCCCGACCTGGGCCACGCCCAAGACCTGAtcgatgggctgcccccaggcgACAGCAATCAGTTGGCTTGGTTTGATACTGACCTGTAA
- the ctnnb1 gene encoding catenin beta-1 isoform X1: protein MASQSDLMELDMAMEPDRKAAVSHWQQQSYLDSGIHSGATTTAPSLSGKGNPEEEDVDNQVLYEWEQGFSQSFTQDQVSDIDGQYAMTRAQRVRAAMFPETLDEGMQLPSTQFDGAHPTNVQRLAEPSQMLKHAVVNLINYQDDAELATRAIPELTKLLNDEDQVVVNKAAVMVHQLSKKEASRHAIMRSPQMVSAIVRTMQNTNDVETARCTAGTLHNLSHHREGLLAIFKSGGIPALVKMLGSPVDSVLFYAITTLHNLLLHQEGAKMAVRLAGGLQKMVALLNKTNVKFLAITTDCLQILAYGNQESKLIILASGGPQALVNIMRTYTYEKLLWTTSRVLKVLSVCSSNKPAIVEAGGMQALGLHLTDPSQRLVQNCLWTLRNLSDAATKQTTLAEVDVMQEGMEGLLGTLVQLLGSDDINVVTCAAGILSNLTCNNYKNKMMVCQVGGIEALVRTVLRAGDREDITEPAICALRHLTSRHQDAEMAQNAVRLHYGLPVVVKLLHPPSHWPLIKATVGLIRNLALCPANHAPLREQGAIPRLVQLLVRAHQDTQRRTSMGGTQQQFVEGVRMEEIVEGCTGALHILARDVHNRIVIRGLNTIPLFVQLLYSPIENIQRVAAGVLCELAQDKEAAEAIEAEGATAPLTELLHSRNEGVATYAAAVLFRMSEDKPQDYKKRLSVELTSSLFRTEPMTWNETGDLGLDIGAQGDALGYRQEDPSYRSFHSGGYGQDSMGMDSMMDHDMGAHHPGPEYPVDGLPDLGHAQDLIDGLPPGDSNQLAWFDTDL, encoded by the exons ATGGCTTCCCAGT CTGATCTGATGGAGCTGGACATGGCCATGGAGCCTGACCGGAAGGCTGCAGTGAGCCACTGGCAGCAGCAGTCGTACTTGGACTCTGGTATCCACTCAGGGGCTACCACCACCGCCCCCTCCCTGAGTGGAAAGGGCAACCCAGAAGAGGAGGATGTGGATAACCAGGTGCTGTACGAGTGGGAGCAGGGCTTCTCTCAGTCCTTCACACAAGACCAAGTGTCAG acaTTGACGGGCAGTATGCCATGACCAGAGCCCAGAGGGTGCGTGCTGCCATGTTTCCAGAGACCCTGGATGAGGGCATGCAGCTCCCCTCCACCCAGTTTGATGGGGCTCACCCCACCAACGTGCAGCGTCTGGCTGAGCCCTCTCAGATGCTGAAGCATGCCGTGGTGAACCTCATCAACTACCAGGATGACGCCGAGCTGGCCACGCGCGCCATCCCTGAGCTGACCAAACTACTCAACGACGAGGACCAG GTGGTGGTGAACAAGGCTGCAGTGATGGTGCACCAGCTGTCCAAAAAGGAGGCTAGCCGCCACGCCATCATGCGCTCCCCCCAGATGGTGTCGGCAATCGTGCGCACCATGCAGAACACCAACGATGTGGAGACAGCCCGCTGCACCGCTGGCACCCTACACAACCTGTCCCACCACAGAGAGGGTCTGCTGGCCATCTTCAAGTCCGGGGGCATCCCTGCCCTTGTCAAAATGCTTGG GTCCCCAGTGGACTCGGTGCTGTTCTACGCCATCACCACCCTACACAACCTGCTGCTCCACCAGGAGGGTGCCAAGATGGCTGTGCGCCTGGCCGGGGGCCTGCAGAAAATGGTGGCCTTGCTCAACAAGACAAATGTCAAATTCCTCGCCATCACAACAGATTGCCTTCAGATTCTTGCCTACGGCAACCAAGAAAGCAAG CTTATCATCCTGGCCAGCGGTGGGCCCCAGGCCCTGGTCAACATCATGAGGACCTACACATATGAAAAGCTGTTGTGGACTACAAGTAGAGTTCTCAAagtgctctctgtctgctccagcAACAAGCCTGCCATTGTAGAGGCTG GTGGTATGCAGGCTCTTGGGCTTCACCTCACAGACCCCAGTCAGAGACTAGTCCAGAACTGCCTGTGGACCCTCAGGAACCTGTCAGACGCTGCCACCAAACAG ACGACCTTAGCTGAAGTAGATGTGATGCAG GAGGGTATGGAAGGTCTGCTGGGGACCCTGGTCCAGCTCCTGGGCTCTGATGACATCAACGTGGTGACGTGTGCTGCCGGTATCCTGTCCAACCTCACCTGCAACAACTACAAGAACAAGATGATGGTGTGTCAGGTTGGGGGGATTGAGGCGCTGGTCCGTACTGTGCTGCGTGCCGGAGACCGCGAGGACATCACTGAGCCGGCCATCTGCGCCCTGCGCCACCTCACCAGCCGCCACCAGGATGCTGAGATGGCCCAGAATGCTGTGCGGCTTCACTACGGCCTGCCTGTGGTGGTCAAGCTGCTGCATCCCCCCTCCCACTGGCCCCTCATCAAG GCCACTGTGGGCCTAATCCGTAACCTGGCCCTGTGTCCAGCCAACCATGCCCCTCTGCGTGAGCAGGGGGCCATCCCCAGACTGGTGCAGCTGCTGGTCAGAGCCCACCAGGACACCCAGAGACGCACCTCCATGGGAGGCACCCAGCAGCAGTTTGTG GAGGGAGTTCGTATGGAGGAGATCGTGGAGGGCTGTACTGGCGCTCTGCACATCCTGGCTAGAGACGTCCACAACAGAATCGTCATCAGAGGACTCAACACCATTCCACTCTTTGTCCAG CTGTTGTATTCTCCCATTGAGAACATTCAGCGTGTGGCTGCAGGAGTTCTGTGTGAGTTGGCCCAGGACAAGGAGGCAGCGGAGGCCATCGAGGCTGAGGGCGCCACCGCCCCCCTCACAGAGCTGCTTCACTCCAGAAACGAGGGCGTGG CCACCTATGCTGCTGCAGTTCTGTTCCGTATGTCTGAAGACAAGCCCCAGGACTATAAGAAGCGTCTGTCTGTGGAGCTCACCAGCTCCCTGTTCAGGACGGAGCCTATGACCTGGAACGAG ACAGGAGATCTGGGCCTGGACATCGGAGCTCAGGGAGATGCCCTGGGCTACCGGCAGGAAG ACCCTAGCTATCGCTCCTTCCACTCTGGGGGATATGGGCAGGACTCCATGGGTATGGACTCCATGATGGACCATGACATGGGTGCCCACCACCCCGGCCCTGAATACCCAGTCGACGGGCTGCCCGACCTGGGCCACGCCCAAGACCTGAtcgatgggctgcccccaggcgACAGCAATCAGTTGGCTTGGTTTGATACTGACCTGTAA